One Candidatus Aminicenantes bacterium genomic region harbors:
- the pstC gene encoding phosphate ABC transporter permease subunit PstC: MRSLRRAKEFAIEKLILLSGLASILFVALIFVFLLREGVSILKSTGLLSFLGGRFWYPISSPPRLGVLPLILGSLLVTAGAVVIAVPLGIGAAFYIAEVAPKRLRSALKSCIEILAAIPSVVLGFVGITVLVPFLKHFLHLPTGLTAFAGSLMLAFMALPTIITISEDAINAVPREYKEGALALGATHWQTLRRVIIHGAWPGIIAAAMLGIGRVFGETMAVMMVTGNAAVIPHSLFEPVRTLTATIAAEMGEAAKGSPHYSALFAVGVVLFLISFAINLTADLLLNRGRKR; the protein is encoded by the coding sequence ATGAGAAGTCTGCGCCGGGCCAAGGAATTCGCGATCGAGAAGCTCATTCTCCTGAGCGGCCTGGCCTCGATCTTGTTCGTCGCCCTGATCTTCGTCTTCCTCTTGAGGGAGGGCGTCTCGATCCTAAAATCGACCGGCTTGCTGAGCTTCCTCGGCGGGCGGTTCTGGTACCCGATTTCCAGCCCGCCCCGACTCGGCGTCCTGCCGCTCATCCTCGGCTCGCTTCTGGTCACGGCCGGGGCCGTGGTCATCGCCGTGCCGCTGGGCATCGGGGCGGCCTTCTACATCGCCGAGGTCGCCCCCAAGCGCCTGCGGAGCGCGCTGAAGTCCTGCATCGAGATCCTGGCCGCCATCCCCTCCGTCGTCCTCGGCTTCGTGGGCATCACCGTCCTGGTCCCGTTTTTGAAGCACTTCCTGCATTTGCCGACGGGGCTGACCGCCTTCGCCGGCTCCTTGATGCTGGCCTTCATGGCCCTGCCGACGATCATCACCATCTCCGAAGACGCCATCAACGCCGTGCCGCGCGAGTACAAAGAGGGCGCTCTGGCCCTGGGCGCCACCCATTGGCAGACGCTGCGGCGGGTGATCATCCACGGCGCCTGGCCCGGGATCATCGCCGCGGCCATGCTCGGCATCGGGCGCGTCTTTGGCGAAACCATGGCCGTGATGATGGTCACCGGCAACGCCGCCGTCATCCCCCACAGCCTGTTCGAGCCCGTCCGCACTCTGACCGCCACGATCGCGGCGGAGATGGGCGAGGCGGCCAAGGGCAGCCCGCATTACTCGGCCCTCTTCGCCGTCGGGGTGGTGCTGTTCCTGATCTCCTTCGCCATCAACCTGACCGCCGATCTGCTCCTCAACCGGGGGAGGAAACGATGA
- the pstA gene encoding phosphate ABC transporter permease PstA, protein MTRRDESLRQRLGFGVLLLATLIVVVPVLGLVGLIVAKGWSALSWSFLFTMPRDGMRAGGILPAIVGTATLVLVSIAFALPIGVMAAIYLSEYAKDNWLTRTINLAIINLAGVSSVVFGLFGLSLFVVFLRFGVSIIAGALTLGIMTLPVIITTTREALRAVPKSYREVSFSLGASHWQTVRHSVLPHALPGILTGAILSIGRVAGETAPILFTVAAFYLPNLPTSLSDQAMALPYHLYVITTQIPGIPEKYRYGTAFVLIGLVLIMNVTATVIRSRYRKKK, encoded by the coding sequence ATGACGCGGCGCGACGAAAGCCTCCGGCAGCGGCTCGGGTTCGGCGTCCTGCTCCTGGCCACCCTGATCGTCGTCGTCCCGGTCCTCGGCCTCGTCGGTCTGATCGTGGCCAAAGGCTGGAGCGCCCTGTCCTGGTCGTTTCTTTTCACCATGCCCCGCGACGGGATGCGGGCGGGGGGGATTCTCCCGGCCATCGTCGGCACGGCCACCCTGGTTCTCGTCTCGATCGCCTTCGCCCTGCCGATCGGGGTCATGGCCGCCATTTACCTGAGCGAATACGCCAAGGACAATTGGCTGACCCGGACCATCAACCTGGCCATCATCAACCTGGCCGGCGTCTCGTCGGTGGTCTTCGGGCTGTTCGGACTGAGTCTCTTCGTAGTCTTCCTGCGCTTCGGGGTCTCGATCATCGCCGGCGCCCTGACCTTGGGCATCATGACCCTGCCCGTCATCATCACTACGACCCGGGAGGCCTTGCGGGCGGTACCCAAATCCTACCGCGAAGTCAGCTTCTCGCTGGGGGCTTCGCACTGGCAGACCGTTCGCCATTCCGTCCTGCCCCACGCCCTGCCCGGCATCCTGACCGGGGCCATCTTGAGCATCGGCCGGGTGGCCGGCGAGACCGCGCCGATCCTGTTCACGGTGGCGGCCTTCTACCTGCCCAACCTGCCCACGTCGCTCTCCGACCAGGCCATGGCCCTGCCCTACCATCTCTACGTCATCACCACCCAGATCCCCGGCATCCCGGAGAAGTACCGCTACGGCACGGCCTTCGTCCTGATCGGGCTGGTGCTGATCATGAACGTCACCGCCACCGTCATCCGCTCCCGCTACCGGAAGAAGAAATGA
- a CDS encoding PBP1A family penicillin-binding protein: MRRRVVIFSPHPTRGPILLRTLASDRVDAVLHDMLFEAEAAIAARPPDLVLIDAMAFAPEIWRRFQRLLRTLERTKILVLLSAPNPAVESLSADPSGAIVLDRIDPALIRSRVGAALREARMRNAPCFLERAWRRLAAALPQVGRKAAAGVGILAVLTLGTAGGYVLWCVSTLPSIDWIREYSAFESSRMYAADRSLLTEFFVERRTVVPIEKIPAQVRQAFVAIEDIRFYSHRGLDFRRVVGAILANIRRGEIVQGGSTITQQLVKMLLLRPDRTLTRKIKEIALAWRVEKRFSKDEILALYLNKAYFGSRAYGIEAAAQAYFGKTTAALSIADAALLAALPKAPSYYGAMVHRDQLRERRNLILDRMLLHGFITRAQFEEAAATDVPRTLQATDTQGSYFIDYCRSVLEARYRDQVYTSGFRIFTTLDKKAQDLAEKAVAAGLDRLAARSAGSAQAALLAVEIDTGRILAMVGGRDFRESQFNRATQARRQTGSTFKPFVYVAALRQGLKPSDPIIAPIVDPPSGEPGRVAGSQEPSVSLEAALAYSLNGPTMALSRRIGLSKIIRTAHELGVRSVIQPFPSTALGASEATLMEMVMAYAAMAKGYRVEPVCVDRIVDPKNTSVWEPERRRDRVLEDGVVAGIRSMLRSTVLIGTARAASGLDRPVYGKTGTTNDVADAWFIGFDDRFAVGVWVGRDERGPLGLQESGSTAALPIWVDFMRALGGFSAPAPPAGGEGR; the protein is encoded by the coding sequence ATGCGCCGCCGCGTCGTCATTTTTTCGCCCCATCCGACGCGTGGCCCGATCCTGCTTCGGACCCTGGCCTCCGACCGCGTCGACGCCGTCCTGCATGACATGCTCTTCGAAGCGGAAGCCGCGATCGCCGCCCGCCCTCCCGACCTCGTCCTGATCGATGCCATGGCCTTTGCGCCCGAAATTTGGCGGCGATTCCAGCGGCTCTTGCGAACTTTGGAGCGGACCAAGATCCTGGTCCTTCTGAGCGCGCCGAACCCGGCCGTGGAGAGCCTATCCGCCGACCCTTCCGGCGCGATCGTCCTCGATCGGATCGATCCGGCCCTCATCCGGTCCCGCGTCGGCGCCGCTCTCCGGGAAGCCCGGATGCGGAATGCCCCCTGCTTCCTGGAGAGGGCCTGGCGTCGGCTGGCGGCGGCCTTGCCCCAGGTCGGGCGCAAGGCCGCGGCTGGGGTCGGAATCCTGGCCGTCCTGACTCTGGGGACGGCGGGGGGGTACGTTCTCTGGTGCGTCTCCACGCTCCCGTCCATCGATTGGATTCGAGAATACTCGGCCTTTGAATCGTCCCGGATGTACGCCGCGGATCGCTCCCTGCTGACCGAGTTTTTCGTCGAGCGGCGGACCGTCGTGCCGATCGAGAAAATTCCCGCCCAGGTCAGGCAAGCCTTCGTCGCCATCGAGGACATCCGCTTTTATTCCCACCGGGGCCTTGATTTCCGCCGCGTCGTCGGCGCAATCCTGGCCAACATCCGGCGGGGCGAGATCGTCCAGGGCGGCAGCACGATCACGCAGCAGCTGGTCAAGATGCTCCTGCTCAGGCCGGACCGGACGCTGACCCGCAAGATCAAGGAGATCGCCCTGGCCTGGCGCGTCGAAAAGCGGTTCAGCAAAGACGAGATTCTGGCCTTGTATCTCAATAAGGCCTATTTCGGGTCCCGGGCCTATGGCATCGAGGCCGCGGCCCAGGCCTACTTCGGCAAGACGACCGCCGCTCTCTCGATCGCGGATGCGGCCCTTCTGGCCGCCTTGCCCAAGGCCCCCTCCTATTACGGCGCCATGGTCCATCGCGACCAGCTTCGCGAGAGGCGGAACCTCATCTTGGACCGGATGCTCCTGCATGGGTTCATCACCCGGGCCCAGTTCGAGGAGGCGGCGGCCACCGACGTCCCGCGGACTCTGCAGGCGACGGACACCCAAGGCTCTTACTTCATCGATTATTGCCGAAGCGTTTTGGAGGCCCGGTATCGCGACCAGGTTTACACGTCGGGATTCCGGATTTTCACCACTCTGGACAAGAAGGCCCAGGATTTGGCCGAGAAGGCCGTGGCCGCCGGGCTGGATAGGCTCGCGGCCCGCTCCGCGGGCAGCGCTCAAGCCGCGCTGCTGGCGGTTGAGATCGACACGGGCCGAATCTTGGCCATGGTCGGAGGAAGAGATTTCCGGGAATCCCAGTTCAATCGGGCCACCCAGGCCCGCCGGCAGACCGGCTCCACCTTCAAGCCCTTCGTTTATGTGGCCGCGCTGCGCCAGGGTTTGAAGCCGTCCGACCCGATCATCGCTCCGATCGTCGATCCTCCGTCCGGGGAACCGGGCCGCGTGGCCGGGTCCCAGGAGCCGTCGGTTTCGCTGGAGGCGGCTTTGGCCTATTCCTTGAACGGTCCCACGATGGCCCTCTCCCGCCGCATCGGGTTGAGCAAGATTATCCGGACGGCCCACGAGCTGGGCGTCCGGAGCGTCATCCAACCCTTCCCCTCGACCGCCTTGGGCGCCTCCGAAGCGACCCTCATGGAGATGGTTATGGCCTACGCCGCGATGGCCAAGGGATACCGGGTGGAGCCCGTCTGCGTCGACCGGATCGTCGATCCCAAGAACACCTCCGTTTGGGAGCCCGAGCGCCGGAGGGACCGGGTCCTCGAGGACGGCGTCGTCGCCGGCATCCGGTCCATGCTCCGGTCGACGGTCCTGATCGGTACGGCTCGCGCCGCGAGCGGGCTGGACCGTCCGGTCTACGGCAAGACGGGGACGACCAACGACGTCGCCGACGCCTGGTTTATCGGGTTCGACGACCGCTTCGCCGTCGGCGTCTGGGTCGGCCGCGACGAGAGAGGGCCGCTCGGGCTGCAGGAGTCGGGGAGCACGGCGGCCCTGCCGATCTGGGTTGATTTCATGCGCGCCCTGGGCGGCTTTTCGGCCCCGGCTCCGCCGGCCGGCGGCGAGGGCCGCTGA
- a CDS encoding pitrilysin family protein, with the protein MKRTLALALAVMFLAAVVVAGEITLDVKEHVLSNGMKILMIPKPGVPRVVCHIYFNVGSINEKPGITGIAHVHEHMMFKGTKLMGVNDVEKDAAIDRQIDAVMDQIYREKYWRTDGGDPAKIAQLQKQADKLITDEKQYIIKDDLWTYYMKNGGTGLNASTGNENTGYYVTLPSNKIELQMLMESDRMMNAVWREFYSEKDVIMEERRLSENGPGYFFGEQVNAAFYAASPYHWDVVGWMDDLKKMTKADLAEFHNKYYVPNNAVAIYVGDFDPQTLIPMAEKYFGRIPKGPDVEPIRTAEPPQYSEKRMYGEGPAPTSLQMMFHSVPAGHPDAAPLQVLGSILGSGGGGGGMRGGGGGGSMGRLAKLLVQEKQMAVNASASGRAQLYVGAFQFSASPRLDKNVQPEDLEKEIWAEIERIKKDGVTADEIQKTKNRSEANFIRSLQSTSGLAGSVGRAELRRGWRTILTDLEALKKVTNEDIKRVAAKYFVKDNSLTAIYRRKR; encoded by the coding sequence ATGAAGCGCACTCTGGCTCTCGCTCTCGCGGTGATGTTCCTGGCCGCCGTCGTGGTGGCCGGCGAGATCACCCTGGACGTCAAGGAGCACGTGCTGAGCAACGGGATGAAGATCCTGATGATCCCCAAGCCCGGCGTGCCCCGCGTCGTCTGCCACATCTATTTCAATGTCGGGTCGATCAACGAGAAGCCCGGCATCACCGGCATCGCCCACGTCCACGAGCACATGATGTTCAAAGGCACCAAGCTGATGGGCGTCAACGATGTCGAGAAGGACGCCGCCATCGACCGGCAGATCGACGCCGTCATGGATCAGATCTACCGGGAGAAGTACTGGCGGACCGACGGCGGCGACCCGGCCAAGATCGCCCAGCTCCAAAAGCAGGCCGACAAGCTCATCACCGACGAAAAGCAGTACATCATCAAGGACGACTTGTGGACGTACTACATGAAGAACGGCGGCACGGGCCTGAACGCCTCGACCGGCAACGAGAACACCGGCTACTACGTGACCCTGCCCTCCAACAAGATCGAGCTCCAGATGTTGATGGAGTCCGACCGGATGATGAACGCCGTCTGGCGCGAGTTCTACTCCGAGAAGGACGTCATCATGGAAGAGCGGCGGCTGTCCGAGAACGGCCCCGGCTACTTCTTCGGCGAACAGGTCAACGCCGCCTTCTACGCCGCCTCGCCCTACCACTGGGACGTCGTCGGCTGGATGGACGACCTGAAGAAGATGACCAAGGCCGACCTGGCCGAATTCCACAACAAGTACTACGTGCCCAACAACGCCGTCGCCATTTACGTCGGCGATTTCGACCCCCAGACCCTCATCCCGATGGCCGAGAAGTATTTCGGCCGCATCCCCAAGGGCCCCGACGTGGAACCCATCCGGACGGCCGAGCCGCCCCAGTACAGCGAAAAGCGGATGTATGGCGAGGGACCGGCCCCGACCAGCCTGCAGATGATGTTCCACTCCGTCCCGGCCGGGCACCCCGACGCGGCCCCGCTCCAAGTGCTGGGCAGCATCCTCGGCTCCGGCGGCGGAGGCGGCGGCATGCGCGGCGGCGGAGGCGGCGGCAGCATGGGCCGGCTGGCCAAGCTCCTGGTCCAGGAGAAGCAGATGGCCGTCAACGCCTCGGCCTCCGGCCGGGCCCAGCTCTATGTCGGCGCCTTCCAGTTCAGCGCCTCGCCCCGGCTGGATAAAAACGTCCAACCCGAAGACTTGGAGAAGGAGATCTGGGCCGAGATCGAGCGGATCAAGAAGGACGGCGTCACCGCCGACGAGATCCAAAAGACCAAGAACCGCTCCGAGGCCAACTTCATTCGCTCTCTGCAGAGCACCTCCGGCCTGGCCGGCAGCGTCGGTCGGGCCGAGCTTCGCCGCGGCTGGCGCACGATCCTGACCGATCTCGAAGCCCTCAAGAAGGTCACCAACGAGGACATCAAGCGAGTCGCCGCCAAGTACTTCGTCAAGGACAACAGCCTAACTGCCATTTATCGGCGGAAGCGGTAA
- a CDS encoding ATP-binding protein, with protein sequence MTRDDRSDQSRRTLTIGARLAEIDKARAFLREFLTQFLLNEEEFFKLELALVEICVNISRYAYSGKDGTIVVTLWTRPGFCIEIRDSGRPFDPRLVPPPDLDNLVASGRRGGLGVYLARTLVEEFSYRREGGENVVTLSHCLTLSPSVR encoded by the coding sequence ATGACGCGGGACGACCGGTCGGACCAAAGCCGCCGCACCCTGACGATCGGCGCCCGGCTGGCGGAGATCGATAAAGCCCGGGCCTTCCTGCGCGAATTCCTGACCCAGTTCCTTCTGAACGAGGAGGAATTTTTCAAGCTCGAGCTGGCCCTGGTCGAAATCTGCGTCAACATCAGCCGCTACGCCTATTCCGGCAAGGACGGGACGATCGTCGTGACCCTCTGGACGCGGCCCGGCTTTTGCATCGAGATCCGGGATTCGGGCCGGCCGTTCGACCCCCGCCTCGTGCCGCCGCCGGACCTGGACAATCTCGTGGCCTCCGGCCGGCGGGGAGGCCTGGGCGTTTATCTGGCTCGAACCCTGGTCGAGGAGTTCAGCTATCGTCGCGAGGGCGGGGAAAACGTCGTCACCCTCTCCCATTGCCTGACGCTGTCGCCCTCGGTTCGGTAG
- a CDS encoding phosphate ABC transporter ATP-binding protein — MSAAEGRVKIEVRDFTVRYGQVRALNRLTLDVREHEILSIIGPSNSGKTSFLRSLNRMTDLDAAAKTEGLIRLDGKDIFRDLSAEALRQRVGMIFALPLPLPLSIRDNVTYGPRMAGVREQAVLDGLVEASLRAAFLWDEVKDRLGMPGQKLSGGQQQRLCIARSLALNPEVILFDEPCSGLDPISTAKVEESMLELRKNRTIVLVTNNTKQAARVGTRTAFFLMGEMVEIGPTDRVFTAPRDKRTEDYIVGRFG; from the coding sequence ATGAGCGCCGCCGAAGGCCGGGTCAAGATCGAAGTGCGGGACTTCACCGTCCGGTACGGCCAGGTCCGGGCCCTAAACCGGCTGACGCTCGACGTCCGCGAGCACGAGATCTTGAGCATCATCGGCCCGTCCAACTCGGGCAAGACTTCATTTCTCCGCTCGCTTAACCGGATGACCGATCTCGACGCGGCGGCCAAGACCGAAGGCCTCATCCGCCTGGACGGGAAGGACATCTTCCGCGACCTCTCGGCCGAGGCCCTCCGCCAGCGGGTGGGTATGATCTTCGCTTTGCCCCTGCCCCTGCCCCTCTCCATCCGGGACAATGTCACCTACGGGCCGCGCATGGCCGGAGTACGGGAGCAGGCGGTGTTGGATGGCTTGGTCGAGGCCAGCCTGCGGGCCGCCTTCCTCTGGGACGAGGTCAAGGACCGCCTCGGGATGCCGGGGCAGAAGCTATCGGGCGGCCAGCAGCAGCGCCTCTGCATCGCCCGATCCCTAGCCCTCAACCCCGAGGTCATCCTGTTCGACGAGCCCTGCTCGGGGCTGGACCCCATCTCCACGGCCAAGGTCGAGGAGTCGATGCTGGAGCTGCGGAAGAATCGCACCATCGTCCTGGTCACCAACAATACCAAGCAGGCGGCCCGGGTCGGGACCCGGACGGCCTTCTTCCTGATGGGCGAGATGGTCGAGATCGGGCCGACCGACCGCGTTTTCACCGCCCCCCGCGACAAGCGGACGGAGGATTACATCGTGGGGCGGTTCGGATGA
- a CDS encoding FAD-dependent oxidoreductase — translation MSDKKALVIGGGIAGLCTGVYLRRSGFDIEILEKHSIAGGLAT, via the coding sequence ATGTCCGACAAAAAAGCTCTGGTCATCGGCGGCGGCATCGCCGGGCTGTGCACCGGCGTCTATTTGCGCCGGAGCGGATTCGACATCGAAATCCTGGAAAAACATTCCATCGCCGGAGGCCTGGCCACTTAA
- the phoU gene encoding phosphate signaling complex protein PhoU: protein MERLFDEELKNLKEMLLRMAGLVEEAIELAIEALKDQKEEPARQVLCHETEINGLDVEVDETCLRLMALRQPMAGDLRFITSAMKITSELERMGDLAVNVAEQALILVKLPPLKPLIDIPRMARMAQAMVRDSINAFINRDEALARSVCERDDGVDNLDDQIFRELLTYMMEDPASIKRAVALILVSRNIERMADHATNIGEDVIYLVKGKTIKHHVDKKRDAGCAGEPA from the coding sequence ATGGAACGCTTGTTCGACGAAGAGCTCAAGAATCTCAAAGAGATGCTCCTGCGCATGGCCGGTCTGGTCGAGGAAGCGATCGAGCTGGCCATCGAGGCCCTCAAGGATCAGAAGGAGGAGCCGGCCCGACAGGTTCTCTGCCACGAGACCGAAATCAACGGGCTGGACGTCGAGGTCGATGAGACCTGCCTGCGGCTGATGGCCCTGCGCCAGCCCATGGCCGGCGACCTGCGCTTCATCACCTCGGCCATGAAGATCACCAGCGAGCTCGAGCGCATGGGCGACCTGGCCGTCAACGTGGCCGAACAGGCCCTCATCCTGGTCAAGCTGCCTCCGCTCAAGCCGCTCATCGACATCCCCCGCATGGCCCGCATGGCCCAGGCCATGGTCCGCGACTCCATCAACGCCTTCATCAACCGCGACGAAGCCCTGGCTCGGAGCGTCTGCGAGCGCGACGACGGAGTCGACAACCTCGACGACCAGATCTTTCGCGAACTGCTGACCTATATGATGGAAGACCCGGCTTCGATCAAGCGGGCCGTGGCCCTGATCCTGGTCAGCCGCAACATCGAGCGCATGGCCGACCACGCCACCAACATCGGCGAGGACGTTATCTACTTGGTCAAGGGCAAGACGATCAAGCACCACGTGGACAAAAAACGCGACGCCGGCTGCGCCGGCGAGCCGGCCTGA
- the pstB gene encoding phosphate ABC transporter ATP-binding protein PstB: MIAPKIRIEGLNLWYGDFQALIDVSASIREKAITALIGSSGCGKSTLLRCLNRMNDLVDEVRVEGRVLVDGKDIYAPGTGMTALRKKIGMVFQRPNPFPISVYENIAFGPRVHNLARGSALEGIVEHSLAAVGLWADLKDRLKKSALDLSLEQKQRLCIARLVAVQSEVLLMDEPCSTLDPMSTLKVEELMHRLKSDFTIVIVTHNMQQAARVSDETGFMLLGELVEFGTTNDIFTRPRDKRTEDYITGRFG, translated from the coding sequence ATGATCGCCCCCAAGATCCGGATCGAGGGTCTCAACCTCTGGTACGGGGATTTCCAAGCCCTGATCGACGTTTCCGCCTCGATCCGCGAGAAAGCCATCACGGCCCTTATCGGCTCCTCGGGCTGCGGAAAATCAACCCTGCTGCGCTGTCTCAATAGGATGAACGACCTCGTCGACGAGGTCCGCGTCGAAGGCCGGGTCCTCGTCGACGGCAAAGATATTTACGCCCCGGGGACCGGGATGACGGCTCTGCGCAAGAAGATCGGGATGGTTTTCCAGCGGCCCAATCCCTTCCCGATCAGCGTCTACGAAAACATCGCCTTCGGTCCCCGGGTTCACAACCTGGCTCGCGGCAGCGCCTTGGAAGGGATCGTGGAGCATAGCCTGGCCGCCGTCGGCCTGTGGGCCGATCTCAAGGACCGGCTGAAGAAGAGCGCCTTGGATCTGTCCCTGGAGCAGAAGCAGCGGCTGTGCATTGCCCGCCTGGTGGCTGTCCAGTCCGAGGTCCTGCTGATGGACGAGCCCTGCTCGACCCTCGACCCGATGTCCACCTTGAAGGTCGAAGAGCTGATGCATCGGCTGAAATCCGATTTCACTATCGTCATCGTCACCCACAACATGCAGCAGGCGGCCCGGGTCTCGGACGAGACGGGCTTCATGCTCCTGGGCGAGCTGGTCGAATTCGGTACGACCAACGACATCTTCACCCGTCCGCGCGACAAGCGGACGGAAGACTACATCACCGGCCGCTTCGGCTGA
- a CDS encoding phosphate ABC transporter substrate-binding protein yields the protein MNPKSFFRHEACLALAAVVCLAATMTCRAATSDRADQKTRALQIKGSDTMVNLGQAWAEAYAKLHPGLNMSVTGGGSGTGIAALINGTCDIAESSRGLEAKELQQAQEKGFVIHEDIVALDGIVVVVHPSNPIRRLTMEELRELFLGDIGRWRMLGGPDWPVVLLSREVNSGTHIFFKEHVLRRGKSKGPEEFSPRALMMPSSYAIAEETANNENAVGYYGLGYISPRQKVVPVAKDAASPAVLPNIETVRANSYPISRPLYLFSRGEPAGPVKDFLDYVHSPAGQQIVRDTDFVPVK from the coding sequence ATGAACCCGAAATCCTTCTTCCGGCACGAAGCCTGCCTGGCCTTGGCCGCCGTCGTTTGTCTGGCAGCGACGATGACCTGCCGGGCCGCGACATCGGATCGCGCGGATCAAAAGACCCGGGCCCTCCAAATCAAGGGCTCGGACACGATGGTCAACCTGGGGCAAGCCTGGGCCGAGGCCTACGCCAAGCTCCACCCGGGCCTGAACATGTCCGTGACAGGCGGCGGATCGGGGACAGGCATCGCCGCCCTCATCAACGGCACCTGCGACATCGCCGAATCCTCCCGCGGCCTGGAGGCCAAGGAGCTCCAGCAGGCCCAGGAAAAAGGCTTCGTCATCCACGAGGATATCGTGGCCCTGGACGGCATCGTCGTCGTCGTCCATCCCTCCAACCCCATCCGCCGGCTGACCATGGAGGAGCTGCGGGAGCTTTTTCTGGGCGATATCGGCCGCTGGCGGATGCTGGGCGGCCCGGACTGGCCGGTCGTCCTGCTGTCGCGCGAGGTCAACTCCGGCACCCACATCTTCTTCAAGGAGCATGTCCTGCGGCGGGGCAAGAGCAAGGGACCCGAGGAGTTTTCGCCGCGGGCTCTGATGATGCCGTCCTCCTACGCCATCGCCGAAGAGACCGCCAACAACGAGAACGCCGTCGGCTACTACGGCCTGGGGTACATCAGCCCGCGCCAAAAGGTCGTGCCCGTGGCCAAGGACGCCGCCTCGCCGGCGGTCCTGCCCAACATCGAAACGGTGCGGGCCAACTCCTACCCGATCTCGCGGCCGTTGTACCTCTTCTCCCGGGGCGAGCCGGCGGGGCCGGTCAAGGATTTCCTGGACTACGTCCATTCGCCGGCCGGCCAGCAGATCGTCCGCGACACGGATTTCGTGCCCGTCAAATGA
- a CDS encoding translocase: MKNPVYRLLRLNWDIRPGEGAKAFLLGLNIFVLLFAYYILKPIREALILTGQDPRTKSYLGAVQAVLIIFVIKGFSRLASRVPRHALITWVTLVFISNLVLFYALHLAGLSKGAMSIAFFLWVGIFNLMVVAQFWCFANDLYGESAGKRLFPLIALGGNLGAFLGGKLAKRLFAPLGSFNMMLVVAALLGVCIFLALAIHRREVRQDAACREPGGEPCEAERPLKAGGGFQLIFRKRYLLYIALLIGVYNFINANGEYMFSALQTKTAERAIAAGTAGGLSLEAYIGRAFADYQSLAALLTILIQLFLVSRIFRWIGIGGALLVLPMFVLGGYGYTALGASLIVLKWIKAAENGTDYSLMNTTKAALFLRTSREEKYKAKAAIDTFFQRAGDTLSALAVFVGTTWLAMKIEGLAIVNLAAILIWIALAILIAREYRKGAAAEGGKA, translated from the coding sequence GTGAAGAATCCGGTCTATCGCCTGTTGCGGCTGAACTGGGACATCCGGCCCGGCGAAGGGGCCAAGGCCTTCCTGTTGGGGCTCAACATCTTCGTCCTGCTTTTCGCTTACTACATCCTGAAACCGATCCGAGAGGCGCTGATCCTGACCGGTCAGGACCCCCGGACCAAGAGCTACCTCGGAGCGGTACAGGCCGTCCTGATCATCTTCGTCATCAAGGGCTTCAGTCGTTTGGCGTCCAGGGTCCCGCGCCACGCCCTGATCACCTGGGTGACGCTCGTTTTCATCTCCAACCTCGTCCTCTTCTACGCCCTTCATCTGGCCGGACTGTCCAAGGGGGCGATGAGCATCGCCTTTTTCCTCTGGGTCGGAATCTTCAACCTGATGGTGGTGGCCCAATTCTGGTGCTTCGCCAACGATCTTTACGGCGAGTCCGCGGGCAAGCGCCTCTTCCCGCTCATCGCCCTGGGCGGAAACCTGGGCGCCTTCCTGGGCGGCAAGCTGGCCAAGCGGCTGTTCGCCCCGCTCGGCTCGTTCAACATGATGCTCGTGGTCGCCGCCCTGTTGGGCGTCTGCATCTTCTTGGCCCTGGCCATTCATCGCCGCGAGGTTCGGCAGGACGCCGCATGCCGCGAGCCGGGCGGCGAGCCTTGCGAGGCGGAGAGGCCCCTCAAGGCCGGCGGCGGCTTCCAGCTCATCTTCCGCAAGCGTTATCTCCTTTATATCGCCTTGCTGATCGGCGTCTACAATTTCATCAACGCCAACGGCGAGTACATGTTCAGCGCCCTCCAGACGAAGACGGCCGAACGGGCCATCGCGGCCGGGACGGCCGGCGGGCTGTCCCTGGAAGCCTATATCGGGCGAGCCTTCGCCGATTACCAATCGCTGGCCGCTCTGCTGACGATCCTCATCCAGCTCTTCCTCGTCTCCCGGATTTTCCGCTGGATCGGGATCGGGGGCGCCCTGCTCGTCCTGCCGATGTTCGTCCTGGGGGGCTACGGCTATACCGCGCTGGGCGCCTCTCTCATCGTCCTCAAATGGATCAAGGCGGCCGAAAACGGGACCGATTATTCCTTGATGAACACGACCAAGGCGGCCCTTTTCCTGCGGACCTCGCGAGAGGAGAAATACAAGGCCAAGGCGGCCATCGACACATTCTTCCAGCGCGCGGGGGACACCCTCTCCGCGCTGGCCGTCTTCGTCGGGACGACCTGGCTGGCCATGAAGATCGAGGGGCTGGCCATCGTCAACTTGGCCGCGATTCTCATCTGGATCGCCCTGGCCATCCTGATCGCCCGCGAGTACCGCAAGGGCGCGGCGGCCGAGGGAGGGAAGGCATGA